One part of the Moraxella sp. FZFQ2102 genome encodes these proteins:
- a CDS encoding LysR family transcriptional regulator, with the protein MTDIRTLDLNLLKAFVVLLDECNVSRSAQRLSITQPAMSGILNRLRESFHDPLFVRVQHGMQPTDRALQLGQIARKILNDVNTMLQPPQLEPEHLHMTVRIGAMDYVQQIIALPLILRLRRLAPNVKVALLPTQNQSVKSLFEQNKIDLALISEQHLTADMPQTKLYDERYVCAMSKTHPMANQPLSLEQFCELPFAMLSYNGGEFSGATDIALQKLGRKRKVMVSVNHISLLPQLLQDSDLVAVLPEHLAKTLPNVHLQAPPIDVDGFTMMMAWHERTEQDVAHEWLRQIVTDVMRTQRHQGSHETGAMMSAGVNQT; encoded by the coding sequence ATGACTGATATTAGAACCCTGGACCTAAACTTACTCAAAGCCTTTGTGGTGTTGCTTGATGAATGCAATGTCAGCCGTTCCGCCCAGCGATTATCCATCACACAACCTGCGATGAGCGGTATTTTAAACCGCTTGCGAGAGAGTTTTCACGACCCTTTATTTGTGCGTGTACAGCACGGTATGCAACCGACCGACCGAGCACTGCAGCTTGGGCAAATCGCCAGAAAAATCCTAAACGATGTCAATACCATGCTCCAACCACCGCAGTTAGAGCCTGAACATTTGCATATGACCGTACGCATTGGTGCGATGGATTATGTACAACAAATCATTGCTTTACCGCTGATTTTGCGGTTAAGACGGCTTGCTCCTAATGTCAAAGTGGCATTATTACCCACACAAAATCAATCGGTTAAAAGTTTATTTGAGCAAAATAAAATAGATTTGGCATTGATTAGCGAGCAACATCTCACCGCCGATATGCCCCAAACCAAACTGTATGATGAGCGCTATGTGTGTGCCATGAGCAAAACGCACCCGATGGCAAATCAGCCTTTGTCTTTGGAACAATTTTGTGAATTGCCGTTTGCCATGTTGTCGTACAATGGTGGCGAATTTAGCGGTGCGACCGACATCGCCCTACAAAAATTGGGGCGCAAGCGTAAAGTGATGGTGTCGGTCAATCATATTTCGCTGTTACCGCAACTATTGCAAGATTCAGATTTGGTAGCGGTATTGCCAGAACATTTAGCGAAAACTTTGCCGAATGTGCATTTGCAAGCACCGCCGATTGATGTGGACGGTTTTACCATGATGATGGCGTGGCACGAACGCACCGAGCAAGATGTGGCGCATGAGTGGCTGCGGCAGATTGTCACAGATGTAATGCGAACGCAGCGACATCAGGGCAGTCATGAGACAGGCGCCATGATGTCGGCAGGTGTCAATCAGACATGA
- the arsB gene encoding ACR3 family arsenite efflux transporter, with translation MGLFERYLSVWVALAIACGVLLGVLMPDAFGYIAKLEIAHINLPVAVLIWLMIYPMMVQIDWSAIKDVGKKPKGLALTIVVNWLIKPFTMALVGWLFFRVFFANWVDAQSATEYIAGMILLGVAPCTAMVFVWSQLVKGDANYTLVQVSINDLIMIFAFAPIASILLGVSNIDIPWQTLLYSTILYVVLPLLAGWITRHILQKSNRPITQFTAKLKPFSIMGLLLTVVLLFAFQAQTILDNPLIIVLIAIPLLVQTYGIFFLAHGLAKWLKLPHQIAAPACLIGTSNFFELAVAVAISLFGLHSGAALATVVGVLVEVPVMLSLVAWLNRQRSF, from the coding sequence ATGGGTTTGTTTGAGCGTTATTTAAGTGTGTGGGTAGCATTGGCGATTGCTTGCGGTGTACTGCTTGGCGTGCTGATGCCCGATGCTTTTGGCTACATTGCCAAACTTGAGATTGCTCACATCAATTTGCCTGTGGCGGTTCTGATTTGGCTGATGATTTATCCGATGATGGTGCAAATTGATTGGTCGGCAATCAAAGATGTGGGCAAAAAACCAAAAGGTTTGGCTTTAACGATTGTTGTGAATTGGTTGATTAAGCCGTTTACGATGGCGCTCGTTGGATGGTTGTTTTTTCGGGTATTTTTCGCCAATTGGGTAGACGCACAATCGGCAACCGAATACATCGCAGGCATGATTTTGCTGGGTGTGGCACCGTGTACGGCGATGGTGTTTGTGTGGTCGCAGTTGGTCAAAGGGGACGCGAATTATACGCTGGTGCAAGTGTCTATCAATGATTTGATTATGATTTTTGCGTTTGCACCGATTGCCAGTATCTTGCTTGGCGTGAGTAATATTGATATTCCGTGGCAAACGCTGTTGTATAGCACGATTTTGTATGTGGTGTTGCCGTTGTTGGCAGGGTGGATAACACGGCATATTCTGCAAAAATCAAACCGCCCAATTACGCAATTTACGGCAAAATTAAAACCGTTTTCTATCATGGGTTTACTTTTGACGGTGGTGTTATTGTTTGCCTTTCAAGCGCAAACGATTTTGGATAATCCGCTCATTATTGTGCTGATTGCGATACCGCTTTTGGTGCAGACTTATGGGATTTTCTTTTTGGCACACGGTTTGGCGAAATGGTTGAAATTGCCCCATCAAATTGCTGCGCCTGCGTGTTTGATTGGCACGAGTAATTTTTTTGAATTGGCGGTGGCGGTGGCGATCTCACTCTTTGGTTTGCATTCAGGCGCGGCATTGGCAACGGTGGTGGGTGTGTTGGTGGAAGTGCCTGTGATGTTGTCGCTGGTGGCGTGGTTGAATCGACAGCGTAGTTTTTAG
- a CDS encoding hydroxymethylpyrimidine/phosphomethylpyrimidine kinase, with the protein MRPTVLCFSGLDPSGGAGLQADIESIGATGAHAAIACTAITVQSSQKVFGFEPVSSALLIEQAKAVLNDLPVQAIKSGMLGTVENIHAIAELFDTRVIRHGTPYVLDPVLVANSGGSLGDPATLVKAFGKLLPHATLITPNTHEIRALSSRDDLHDAAKYLNDQGVKAVLVKTSHDYQTGDIEQFLYINGQIEHTSLVPRLIGEYHGSGCSLASHIAGKLAMGDDLVDAIVHADAWIHRTLEYADIPHPDDGDAQMMPNRFFHV; encoded by the coding sequence TATTATGCTTCTCGGGGCTTGATCCATCTGGGGGCGCAGGCCTACAAGCCGACATCGAATCCATCGGTGCAACAGGAGCGCACGCCGCCATTGCCTGCACCGCCATCACCGTACAAAGCTCGCAAAAGGTCTTTGGCTTTGAGCCAGTATCATCGGCGCTGCTCATCGAGCAAGCAAAAGCCGTGCTGAACGACCTGCCCGTGCAAGCCATCAAATCAGGAATGCTGGGCACAGTGGAGAATATCCATGCTATCGCTGAGCTGTTCGACACTCGCGTGATCAGACACGGCACGCCTTATGTACTTGACCCTGTACTGGTTGCCAATTCTGGCGGTAGCCTTGGCGATCCTGCAACACTGGTCAAAGCCTTTGGCAAGCTATTACCCCACGCCACCTTAATCACGCCAAACACCCATGAAATCCGTGCGCTCAGCAGTCGCGATGATCTGCACGATGCCGCCAAATATCTCAATGATCAAGGCGTCAAAGCAGTCTTGGTCAAGACTTCACACGATTATCAAACGGGTGATATTGAGCAATTTTTGTACATCAACGGACAAATCGAACACACAAGCCTAGTGCCACGACTGATCGGTGAATATCACGGCTCGGGCTGCTCGCTTGCCAGTCACATCGCCGGCAAGCTTGCCATGGGCGATGATCTCGTTGATGCCATCGTCCATGCCGATGCATGGATTCATCGTACGCTAGAATACGCCGACATCCCCCACCCTGATGATGGCGACGCGCAGATGATGCCGAATCGCTTTTTTCATGTCTGA
- the arsC gene encoding arsenate reductase (glutaredoxin) (This arsenate reductase requires both glutathione and glutaredoxin to convert arsenate to arsenite, after which the efflux transporter formed by ArsA and ArsB can extrude the arsenite from the cell, providing resistance.) produces the protein MHSMTIYHNPNCGTSRNTLALIRHMGFEPQVIHYLENPPDETTLRGLLSAMNITPRQLLRTNVPEFMACGLDNEQMGDDDVIKAMLANPILINRPIVMTEKGVKLCRPSELFLDISPVPLLADFVKENGEIIAKRG, from the coding sequence ATGCACTCCATGACTATCTACCACAACCCAAACTGTGGCACTTCACGCAATACATTGGCATTGATTCGCCACATGGGATTTGAACCGCAAGTTATTCATTATTTGGAAAATCCGCCTGATGAAACCACTTTGCGTGGGTTATTATCGGCAATGAATATTACGCCACGCCAATTGTTACGCACCAATGTGCCTGAATTTATGGCTTGCGGATTGGATAATGAACAAATGGGCGATGACGATGTGATTAAAGCGATGTTGGCAAATCCCATTTTAATCAATCGCCCCATTGTTATGACGGAAAAAGGTGTGAAATTGTGTCGTCCGTCTGAATTGTTTTTGGATATTTCGCCTGTGCCACTTTTGGCAGATTTTGTGAAAGAAAATGGCGAAATTATTGCGAAAAGGGGATAA